The following nucleotide sequence is from Nomascus leucogenys isolate Asia chromosome 13, Asia_NLE_v1, whole genome shotgun sequence.
AAAATGGTCTTCCCATCTTTGGTGATGTCCAGCTGAAAGATGGCATTGACTTTCTTGACCAGTTGAGCTCCCACTTCCCTGATGTGAAGCCTAATGTCCTCAAACACTGGGAAGCTCTCAAATTCTGACAGCTCTAGAGGATGTGGCATGGCAGGTTCTGGAACTGAACCCAGAACCTCGAACTGGCCCGCCGGAGGTCCATCCTCTGCTTTGATCTTGGGTTGATGGTCACTTCTCTTCCACATCTTCCTATGCTAGTCCCCTGGACCTTGCCATCTGGTCTGTGAGCAGCTGTGACCAGATTAATACCCACAGGTCAGATTGTGACATCAAAGGTAAGGCCAAGTGGGGACTGAAGCTAGTGTGTGTGCTACAGTCTTATTGGCCAAACAAGTGCTAACATGTGACCTCAGATAAGGGCTCAGACAGGCCCTTGTGAGGCAGAtccacacacacacgcccctcCCAAACCAATCAGGGATGTTGGTCCTGTAAGCCCAAAAGGTCTGCAGGCTGCAATGGGGATAAGGGAAACTGGCCCCAGAAGCTTCTTTAGTGACATGGGCTCTGTCTTTCCAATGCGACATCTCCTCAGTGAAACCCTACGTGAGACAGAGTTATTCTTATTCCTCTAAAACTGGGTAATACTTAAGTCCCATTAAGTGGGTAATACTTAAGGTAATACTACAGATCCTGGCGCTGAATTTGGCTTTATCTGGCTGCTGGTAGAAAGGGAAATGCTTTTAGGCCAGAGTAATTGATTGGAGAAGAAATCAGTCCAGGGGCCTGCATCAGAAACTTTCCAGAAGCACagtgagacacacacagagagattaaatgtCCCTAAGATCAGAAGATGCTGCCAGTCTCCTCTGATAATTACACATAATAGTATAGCCTTTACTCTGGGCCAAGGTGCAGAGTTCTAGGTACTACACATGTATTAACACATTTAACTCTCATTACAACCCTCTGTgataggtactttttttttttttttgagacaagttcttgctctgtcacccaggctggagtacagtggcacgatctctgctcactgcagcctccgcctcctgggctcatttgatcgtcccacctcagtctcccaagtagctgggaatacaggcgtgtgccaccacacctggctaatttttgtacttttttgtagaaacggggtttcaccatgttgcccaggttggtctcaaactcctgggctaaagtgatccacctacctcggcctcccagatagGTACtctttttatccccattttacaaataaggaaactgaggggagaaataaagtaacttgcccaatgtcacacagttagtaagtaGTGTAGCCAGATTTGAAGAGAGGCAGAATGACTCCAAAGTCCACCTGtttatttctttaccttttattctgaaataatttcagCCTTATAAAAAGTTTGCAAAAATAATACCTGTTTAACCTGCTCCCAGCTTTCCCCAAAACTAACATCTTATATAACCACAGTACAGTGATATAATCTGAGAAATTCACATTGGTTCATGACTACTAACTAATCTACAGACCATATGAGACCATATCCATTTGGTTTCAGGTCTCCCTAGTGCCTTGCAGTCTGGGGCAGCTCTTCGGTCTTTGTCTATTGTTACCCTGACACTTGAATATGGCCAGTTATTCCCAAAAATGTCCCTCCTTTGAGGACTGCCTGATGCTTTCTCCTGGTTAGGTGGAGGTTATGCATTTGGGACAAGGATACCACAAAGGTGACCTGTGCTCTTCCCACTGCACCATAGCAGGCGTCCATGATGTTATGTCCCATTTCTGCCAATGTTGtccttgatcacttggttaaagcAGCTCCTTCAGGCTTCTGCACTGCAGAGTTACTATTTTTCCCTCTGTGATTAGTATCTTTAGGGGAGGTGCCTTGAGACCTTGCAAATGCCCTGTTGTGCATCATCCTCTGGCCCACTCTTGTTGCATCCATCCGTGGCCCATCCCTGCAGCAATCAGTGTGATGTAGTCCCAGCAGTCATTTTCTATGCTTCTTACTCCCTTGAGATTTAATAACTGGAATTCTGCTCTAAGGAAAAGTGCCCTCTTCTCTcccatttctttatttgttcaattatttatttatctcagCATGGACTTGTGGGCATTTGTTTATTCTGTGGGTCATAATCTACTATTATCATTGTTTATTTCCTTGCtaaattgtcccagatttggccatAGGGAGCTTCATCAAGTTGGAGCCTGTATCCTTTCCTACACCAAACTGCTCTTATGTGTAAGCAAAGCTCTGTTATATGGAGTTGCTGGAAACTTCGTTCTTTCTGGAAAtgatacagaagaatgaaaaaagCTTCAAAGTACATTTGCAAAGATGGATGAGTTGCTGTTATCAACGTTGAGCAGTTAAACAAAGCCCAGTGTCTTCTAAAACCATGTTCTTGCCATGAGGTCACCAGGTATGGACAACATCAgcacagagatttaaaaatgagGAGGGCAGGAATTCCCCAGCAAGTTCACTATAAGCAGCCAACAAAGAACTGAGCCCCACCATTGCCCGCATCTCATTTTCCTTAAGGACAGCGTTGTCCCATCTAAATTATTCAGGCAGGTCTCCAATGGGGCtgtcattctcctgccacagtgtGCCCCAGGGGAACGCAGTTCCACAGGTCATACATAAGAAATCCAAAACATGCCAGGACTCAAGGGAGTACTTCCCCAATGACATTGTTTACAATTGTCCtccaatagaaataataaaagtagagACAATGTCTagtcagttttattatttaaattctcaACAGACACCGCTGCCTTGTTACCTGCACAGGCTGCTTCTCCTACCTTGACTGCCACCCCATTGGCATCTTAAAAACATGCACCCTGCAACTGGACACAATCTTCCTCAGCCCTGTTGAGATTCTTTCCCCTTCGGTTGCCATTCAGACCCAAGAATCTGGTCCCGGCAGATTTGTAGCTTTTCGTTTCTGAATTCTTCAAATGCTTTAAAGGAATGTGAGAGGCATGGAGATCTGTTccctaaaaaatacaattaaattaaaatttaaaaataaaaaattgcaaaaccATTTTATTAAATAGGATGCTTTTAGCTTCAAGTAACAACCACTACCATAAAAACTGATAATGGTTCAATTCAGTGGTCCCAAAATGGGGTCCCCAGGCCAGTGGCTTCAACTCCACCAAGGGATTcattagaaatgcacattctcaggccccatgccagatctgctgaatcaaaacCTCTGGGGATGGGACCCTgctgtattaatcagggttctccaaagaaaaagaaccaatgtgatatatagagagagagatgaaaggagTTATTATAGGAACTGGGTCACATGGTTTTGGAGGTCAAGAAGTCCCACCTGCAAACAAGGGACAGAGCCAGGGGGTGTATTCATTCCAGGTCCGAAGGCCTGGACTGGGGGGTGGCGGGGGTTGGTGTAAGTCCTGGACCAGGACCCCAgatgtccaaaggcaggagaagatcCACATCTCAGGCCTGGCAGAGAGGCTGAGTTCCACCTTCCCCTGACTTTTTGTCCCATTAAGACCCTCAATAGATGGGATGATGCCTCCCATATTGGGCAGGGCCATCTGCCTTACtcagtccaccaattcaaatgctgtCCCCTCCTTCTAGAAATGCTTCCATGGACACTCtctgaaataatgttttacctcTGGTCTGGGGATCCCATGGcacagtcaagttgacacataaagtgAACCATCGTGCCAGCAATCGGGGTTATAACAGGCCCTCCAAGGTCTGAAAATTGGGTTTTTCCACCATGGCTCAGAGAGGTCAGCCAAGACCTCTGTGCTGTGTCCACTGTTGCATTCTACCATTCTACCTTTTGTCCCCAGCTTGTCACTTCACGGCTGCTGGGCTGCCATGGCACTTTCCATCACATCCTCACAACACAGCAGCCCAAGCCAAAGGGACAAAAAAGGCCTCTCCTTGGATCTATTGCTTACCAGAAAGAAAAGGTCCCAAGCCCTCCACTGGTCTCACTGGCAAGGACTTAATCACATGTGCATCAAGATTCACACCCCTGAGCAGGGCTCCCCATCCCTTGGACAGAATTGGAGTTGGGGTAACAGGAAAGAAAAGGGTGTTACACCgtgacaggtgcccaccacaggTACCCACAGCTTCTTCCATTGCTCCTCAGAAggcaacaaggagaaaccccatcaTTTTAGAGAGCTTTGGTGTCACTACATTTCAGTAACAAAAGGTCATTCCCCTTTTTTGCCAACCTCCTCACTGGGAGCAAAATGTGGCTGCGGGCTTTCTTTCTGAAAGTTTACAAATCCATCTCCCACCTGCCAACCCAGCACCTGGGCAGGTGTATTCACTCACAGGTGTTGGGCTGGCAGATGGATCAAACAGAATGGGGGAATGGGATTAAGAAGTGtcacccacccccatcccctgaATGGGAACAAATCTATGTCACCAAGTTTACCCTTGCTCTGAGGGCCTCAGACAAGGTGCCTGCACCTGGTTATCAGATGCAgtgagaggagaaggaaaggactTTCaccttttactttatatattctgcTTTGTTTGTAATGAGTGTGCACTCTCTCCATGGTTTTTTAATTGAATACAATTTTTCCAACatcttattcttaaaatttttaggCATATTTTGCAAAGTTGAAAGATTTCTACAGGGAACACTCAAATATTCACCAATATTCTATCATTGCATTATATTACACTTGTTTGAAGCTCTCcatcttatttttatgtttcaaagTAAATTACAAGTATCAGTAGCCCCCAAACACTTGAGCATGCAAAGCATTTACTACAGTTtaatatttctttagtttttaatgtaaaatttacacacaaatgcacaaatcttaagtgtacatTTGCTGAGAGTTGACCAATGCTCACACCTGAATATAACACATTTTAGTACTAAGGAGCTGAACGCCACATGGCCCACAGCCCCCAGTTGCCTTGAGCATGGAGCCATCTGCAGTGTGTGCAGAAGCATGAACAAGCAGGAGCTGGGGTTTCTTCTTCAATCGTCAGGTGGAAGGCTGCTTCCTGGCAGCATGGGGCTGTCACCATGAGTCCCCGGAGGAAGGTCTGAAAGTGTCTCTACCAAAGACTGAAAGACCAGAGGCATAAACCAGGATCTCCACATTAAGAAGACATCATACCTTCTGAGCCTTGATACAGATGGGAAATCAACTTTTATGAACACCTCTGAAGGCTAAAATCTTTGTTCTGTGGGCCATCTGGTTTCCAGTAGGACCATCACCCACTTCCCTGGTCCCTGCTGAGTCCAGTCACATTTTTAACAATGCTGAGCCCTGGCCTGGGTCCCAGAAATACTCACAGGATTGATGGTTCAATTGAGGGTTGGTAAGTACCAATCCTGCCCAACATAATGAGCTGGAGCCTGCATGGGGTACAGAGAAGGACAGATACGTGATCCCTGCTCCCAGAAACTCAGAACATGGGCAAGAGAGATGCATACAAGTTTAAAAATCCAACTATGAGAAGAGATTGATAATAACTGCTTAGGGAAGAAGACAATGAGGTAGCACATCAGGATCCCCATTCTGCACACCCAACAGGCAGCAGCCTCTTGTCTGAAACTTACATAATTTCCTGGAATCTTGTTTGTCTGCCCCCAGACAAAGAACCTGAGATATGAATTCAAAGTAGTTTATTTGTGAGATGTAGTTGGGGGAATGGAGAAGTGAGATGGAGAAGGGAAACCAGCCCATAGAGGGTGTGTACTCAAGAGGTTACCctgggctttgggaggccaaggcgggcagttcacgaggtcaggagcttgagaccattctggctaacatggtgaaaccccgtctctactaaaaatacaaaaaaaaaaaaaaattagctgggcatgatggcaggtgcccatagtcccagctactcgggaggctgaggcaggagaatggcgtaaacccaggaggcggaggttgcagtgagccgagattgcaccactgcactccagcctgggcaaaagagcaagactccatctcaaaaaaaaaagaaagaaagaagttaccCTGGGCCACTGGAGTTTAATCTTGCAGGAAAACTCTAGAAAACTCATGTAAGACAAGTTAACCCCACTCCCATGAGGGACAGGGGAGCTGGGACTTACCCACCCACTCCATCAGCCACTGCTCCCAGGACATTAATTCCAGCATGCAGAGATGGGAACAATGCAGGTGTCAATGGCCAGAGAAAGCCCTGGGGCAAGTGCAGCTAGCTGGGAGCCAGGCTGTAGGCACCACTGTGTTGGGGGCAGGGTATGGGTGGGGCATCACTAATGCCTGCCATACCCAGGGATCACCAAAATCTGCTTTGGGATGGCATTTCTCTGGCCCCATTACGTCAGAAAATAAACGGACTCAAACAGCATATAGTAGGAAGACATAAAAGACTACGCACCGTttgcttccatttatatgaagttctagaagAAGCAAACTAATCTATAATGACAGAAGGCAGAAGGCAGATTCATGGTTGCCTGGGACTGAGGGTTAGGGAACTTTCAGGGACTTTCTAGAATAATGGGAATGTCCTGTAACTTGACTGCAGTGGTTACACAGGGTGCACACTTGTTAACCCACCTCCCAACTGTACACTTGAGACCTGTGCATTTTACTGtgtttaaacttaaaaatttaaaaaacaactcaaataaataagtaaactggGTAACTATCTAGTCCTTTCAAGCTTTGGGAAAGGAATTCTGGACTGAGCCTCCACTTGGGAAGCTCTCcaaaatagttttccaaagtaccattttgtattcccacaaGCAAATGCGTGAGGATTCTAGTTGCTCTGTGTCagggactgaatatttgtgtcctcccaatattcaaatattaaatcCTAATCCCCAACATCATGATATGAGGAGGTGGGGACTTTAGGAGGCAATTAAATTGGGTAGGCTATGATGGGATTAATGCACTTATAAGAaaagaggaggccaggcacagtgcttcacacctataataccagcattttgggaggccaaggtgggaagatcacttgtgtccaggagtctgagaccagcctgggcaacatagtggaacttcatctctacaaacaaagaaaaagagagagagagagaagaaagaagaaagaaaaagaagaagaaagaagaaagaagaagaaaagaagaagaagaagaagaagaagagaagaagaagaagaaaagaagaagaagaagaagaagaagaagaagaagaagaagaagaagaagaagaagagaaggagaagaagaagaggaggaggaaggaggaggaggaggaggaaggaggaggaggagggggaggaggaggaggaggggaggaggaggaggggaggaggaggaggagggggaggaggaggaggagggggaggagggggaggaggaggggagggggagggaggaggagggggaggaggaggagggggaggaggaggagggggaggaggaggagggggaggaggagggagaagaggagggggaggaggagggagaagaggaggaggaggaggaggaagaagagagaagagagaagaagaggaaaagagccCCTCTTCCCATCCTGAACATGCTCTAagcaagaagatggccatctaccaGCCAGGAAGCAGGCCTTCAGGAGACACTGAATGTGCAGGCAcagtgatcttggacttcctggcctccagaattgtgagaaataaatttctgtcat
It contains:
- the SCP2D1 gene encoding SCP2 sterol-binding domain-containing protein 1 encodes the protein MWKRSDHQPKIKAEDGPPAGQFEVLGSVPEPAMPHPLELSEFESFPVFEDIRLHIREVGAQLVKKVNAIFQLDITKDGKTILRWTIDLKNGSGDMYPGPARLPADTVFTIPEPIFMELVLGKTNPQKAFLAGKFKVSGKVLLSQKLERVFKDWAKF